Proteins co-encoded in one Thermochromatium tepidum ATCC 43061 genomic window:
- a CDS encoding discoidin domain-containing protein — MHILDLDDFSDLSSWSSVVSGQARLDLAADVGPQGGGRALRLDFDFGEGGGFVVARRALSLSLPDSFALLMHVRAEAPANVFEFKLIDPSGENVWRFRDESFDFDSDWRELRIGSRAIAFGWGPAGGGAPTEVGAIELAITAGPGGCGRLWIADLRLEDRTPSQPPSVRASSEQPGQEAGCVLDGRSDTAWCAAHLPAWIELDFHEPRDYSALILHWEGAGPHAFEILASDDGETWRPLHAAPRSRGLCSPVYLPDGCSRFLRLGLEAGEGEPAPGLVGLELKPETFARSIADFFHHLAEQSPCGLYPRWLYREQTYWTAIDIPDGTVPALFNEDGLIEVARAGHAIEPLLCVRGKRLTWADCTVEPSLLQPPLPIPRSLWNTEDLVFETTAFAQGAPGRAWLFIRYRLENRGTGPLSADLYTLIRPFQVSPPWQGHRDIGGVSRIHRIALGQGEVWVDDRLALVPLSTPSGFGAMTFDEGPIVEAIATGNLPEVEAIEDGFGLASAALRFDLNVAPGAHGEVWIAAPLGERGDAHPIELRGAAGGIEMRLKAAIDQWSQRLGAVELHLPEVVHDPWHGCLGALAHILINRDGPALQPGPRRYARSWIRDGAVMVAALLRFGLTEEAESFVDWYAQFQGEDGRVPCCVDRQGVDPLVEHDSPGQFIFAIAECWRFGADRGRLESRWPAVCKAVAYLEPLRAEHLTPRDREPERRACLGLLPESVSHEGYLAHPVHSYWDDFWALRGFKDAVELAEVLGDTERAAHFARLRDDFSAALYLSLDRVMEERGIDFLPGSVEWADHDPTSTAMALTLIDESHRLPAAAVRHTFERFIERFRAIHGPDPVHWVNYTAYEIRIIGALIRLGWRAEAQELLEVYLAERRPPVWNQWPEITWRDPRSPGHQGDLPHAWIGAEYCLVFRDLFVYERASDRSLVIAGGLPAKWLESGEIRVRRLPTAYGRLDLEIARFEGGAVRIQVGGELRLPPGGLWLAPPLPGPLTSVTIDGEPSRDFNATAAHLMTLPAEVALLG; from the coding sequence ATGCATATCCTGGATCTGGACGATTTCAGTGACCTCTCTAGCTGGTCCAGCGTCGTTTCGGGGCAGGCGCGTCTCGACCTGGCCGCCGATGTTGGACCGCAAGGCGGGGGTCGCGCGCTGCGGTTGGACTTCGACTTCGGCGAGGGCGGGGGGTTCGTGGTCGCGCGTCGGGCGCTGTCTCTGAGCCTGCCCGACAGCTTTGCCCTGCTCATGCACGTGCGTGCCGAGGCCCCGGCCAATGTCTTCGAGTTCAAGCTGATCGATCCCAGCGGCGAGAACGTCTGGCGTTTTCGCGACGAGTCATTCGACTTCGATTCGGACTGGCGCGAGCTGCGTATCGGCAGTCGCGCGATCGCCTTCGGCTGGGGGCCAGCCGGCGGCGGTGCCCCGACCGAGGTCGGGGCCATCGAGCTCGCCATCACCGCAGGTCCGGGCGGGTGTGGGCGGCTGTGGATCGCCGATCTGCGGCTTGAGGATCGCACGCCCTCGCAGCCGCCCAGCGTCCGCGCCTCCAGCGAACAGCCCGGGCAGGAGGCGGGCTGCGTCCTGGATGGGCGATCCGATACGGCCTGGTGTGCCGCGCACCTGCCGGCCTGGATCGAACTGGATTTCCATGAACCGCGCGACTATAGCGCCCTGATCCTGCACTGGGAGGGGGCCGGGCCGCACGCCTTCGAGATCCTGGCCAGCGACGATGGTGAGACCTGGAGGCCCCTGCATGCAGCGCCCCGCTCGCGTGGTCTCTGCAGTCCTGTGTATCTGCCAGATGGCTGTTCACGGTTCCTGCGGCTCGGACTGGAGGCCGGGGAGGGTGAGCCGGCCCCGGGTCTGGTCGGTCTCGAACTCAAGCCCGAGACCTTCGCCCGCTCCATCGCCGACTTCTTTCACCATCTGGCCGAACAGTCACCCTGTGGCCTCTATCCTCGCTGGCTGTATCGCGAACAGACCTACTGGACCGCGATCGACATCCCGGACGGCACGGTCCCGGCACTGTTCAACGAGGACGGGCTGATCGAGGTCGCGCGTGCCGGCCATGCGATCGAGCCACTGCTGTGCGTTCGGGGCAAACGGCTGACCTGGGCCGACTGCACTGTCGAGCCCTCGCTGCTCCAGCCGCCGCTGCCGATCCCGCGTTCGCTCTGGAATACCGAGGACCTGGTATTCGAGACCACGGCCTTTGCTCAGGGCGCGCCGGGGAGGGCGTGGCTGTTCATCCGCTACCGGCTGGAGAACCGGGGGACTGGGCCCTTGAGTGCGGATCTCTATACCCTGATCCGCCCCTTTCAGGTCTCGCCGCCCTGGCAGGGACATAGAGACATCGGCGGGGTGTCACGCATCCACCGGATCGCCCTGGGACAGGGCGAAGTGTGGGTCGATGACAGGCTGGCCTTGGTTCCGCTCTCGACGCCGTCCGGTTTTGGGGCCATGACTTTCGACGAGGGTCCGATCGTCGAGGCGATCGCGACCGGAAATCTGCCTGAGGTCGAGGCGATCGAGGATGGGTTCGGCCTTGCCTCTGCGGCCTTGCGCTTCGATCTGAACGTCGCGCCCGGCGCTCATGGCGAGGTCTGGATCGCCGCGCCTCTGGGCGAACGCGGCGATGCGCATCCGATCGAATTGAGGGGCGCGGCGGGCGGCATCGAAATGCGTCTGAAGGCCGCGATCGATCAATGGTCGCAGCGACTCGGTGCCGTCGAGCTGCACCTACCGGAGGTTGTGCACGACCCTTGGCACGGCTGCTTGGGCGCACTGGCGCATATCCTGATCAATCGCGACGGTCCTGCACTCCAGCCCGGACCGCGCCGGTATGCACGCTCCTGGATCCGGGACGGCGCCGTCATGGTGGCGGCGCTCCTGCGTTTCGGCCTGACCGAGGAGGCAGAATCATTCGTCGACTGGTATGCCCAGTTCCAGGGCGAGGACGGTCGGGTGCCCTGTTGTGTCGATCGGCAGGGGGTGGACCCCTTGGTCGAACATGACAGCCCGGGCCAGTTCATCTTTGCCATCGCCGAGTGTTGGCGGTTTGGTGCGGATCGGGGGCGTCTGGAGTCACGCTGGCCGGCGGTCTGCAAGGCCGTCGCCTATCTGGAGCCGTTGCGTGCCGAGCATCTCACCCCGCGCGATCGGGAACCCGAGCGCCGCGCCTGTCTGGGTCTGTTGCCCGAGTCGGTGAGCCACGAGGGCTATCTGGCCCATCCGGTCCATTCGTATTGGGACGACTTTTGGGCGCTGCGTGGGTTCAAGGATGCCGTCGAGCTGGCCGAGGTGCTGGGCGACACCGAGCGCGCCGCGCACTTCGCCCGTCTGCGGGATGATTTCAGCGCCGCCCTCTATCTGTCACTGGATCGGGTCATGGAGGAGCGCGGCATCGATTTCCTGCCTGGATCGGTCGAGTGGGCCGATCACGACCCGACCTCGACCGCCATGGCACTGACCCTGATCGACGAGTCCCACCGCCTGCCGGCGGCGGCCGTGCGACACACCTTCGAGCGATTCATAGAGCGCTTTCGCGCCATCCATGGACCAGACCCCGTGCACTGGGTCAACTACACCGCCTATGAGATCCGGATCATCGGCGCCCTGATCCGGCTCGGGTGGCGCGCGGAGGCCCAGGAGCTGTTGGAGGTCTATCTCGCCGAGCGCCGGCCCCCGGTCTGGAACCAGTGGCCCGAGATCACCTGGCGCGACCCCAGGTCACCTGGCCATCAGGGCGATCTGCCCCATGCCTGGATCGGGGCCGAATACTGTCTGGTGTTCCGCGATCTCTTCGTCTATGAGCGTGCCTCGGATCGCTCACTTGTGATCGCTGGCGGTTTGCCGGCCAAGTGGTTGGAGTCAGGCGAGATCCGCGTGCGCCGTCTGCCGACGGCTTATGGTCGGCTCGATCTGGAGATCGCGCGCTTCGAGGGTGGTGCGGTGCGGATCCAGGTCGGCGGGGAACTGCGATTGCCACCTGGCGGTCTGTGGCTGGCCCCGCCGCTGCCCGGACCGCTGACATCCGTCACGATCGATGGTGAGCCGAGCCGTGATTTCAATGCGACGGCGGCCCATCTGATGACCCTGCCGGCCGAGGTCGCGCTGCTCGGCTGA
- a CDS encoding HDOD domain-containing protein, whose amino-acid sequence MSFLSNLFARLLHGKPAQVSLEETSDVSDAIEDVEPKGDPESNAEALDLGIPTISIDPWFYPWLLDLDALTDWPLSPSESRVLDAFEQLVTGQKSSSTLVPRLPMVIPQLMRSLKDDTMTGAQLARQIAKDPVLVGEVIRVANSPYYRRAHKISSIEQAVLILGRDGLHQIIARVAFYPIFNLKSGHFTNLAAGRVWTQSERCALVCHCLAEHRDQDVFSAYLAGLVANVGLMVGFRLMDQVLASPRDLIPNSRAFYAVFIERSRQTSHRIIKEWDFPEGIIRAIDEQANPEPNAARSWLGAILAIADQYAKLSLLVEKRCLPEDELDTQPLMSEPCYRRLLLDGSS is encoded by the coding sequence ATGAGTTTTTTAAGCAATCTGTTCGCTCGTCTGTTGCACGGCAAGCCGGCGCAGGTATCGCTCGAAGAGACGAGCGATGTCTCCGATGCGATCGAGGACGTCGAACCCAAAGGCGATCCTGAGTCGAACGCGGAGGCACTCGATCTGGGTATACCGACGATCAGCATCGATCCCTGGTTCTATCCCTGGCTGCTCGATCTGGACGCCTTAACCGATTGGCCGCTGAGTCCATCCGAGAGTCGCGTGCTCGACGCCTTCGAGCAACTGGTCACGGGCCAGAAGTCAAGTTCCACCCTGGTTCCGCGCCTGCCGATGGTGATTCCGCAACTGATGCGCAGTCTGAAGGACGACACCATGACCGGCGCGCAGTTGGCGCGCCAGATCGCCAAGGATCCGGTGCTGGTGGGGGAAGTCATTCGCGTGGCCAACAGTCCCTACTATCGGCGCGCGCACAAGATCTCGAGCATCGAACAGGCGGTCTTGATCTTGGGGCGCGACGGACTCCATCAGATCATCGCGCGCGTGGCCTTCTATCCGATCTTTAATCTCAAATCTGGACATTTCACCAATCTGGCTGCCGGGCGCGTCTGGACCCAGTCCGAACGCTGTGCCTTAGTCTGCCACTGTCTGGCCGAGCATCGCGATCAGGATGTGTTCTCGGCCTATCTAGCCGGGCTGGTCGCGAATGTGGGTCTCATGGTCGGCTTTCGGCTCATGGATCAGGTGCTTGCAAGTCCGCGCGATCTGATCCCGAATTCGCGCGCCTTCTATGCCGTCTTCATCGAGCGATCCAGACAGACCTCGCACCGCATCATCAAGGAATGGGATTTTCCCGAAGGCATCATCCGCGCCATCGACGAGCAGGCCAATCCGGAGCCGAATGCGGCGCGTTCTTGGCTGGGTGCGATCCTGGCCATCGCCGATCAATATGCCAAACTGAGTCTCCTGGTCGAAAAGAGATGTCTTCCCGAAGATGAACTGGATACCCAGCCCCTGATGTCGGAACCCTGTTATCGTCGACTCTTGCTCGATGGATCGAGCTGA
- a CDS encoding ATP-dependent DNA helicase, which yields MTDLAHILGPAGRLADQIPGFTYRAQQLAMAERVADVLGSGGVLICEAGTGTGKTFAYLVPVLLSGRKVVISTGTRHLQDQLFHRDLPLIRDALGVPVTAALLKGRANYLCCHRLNLILADSARLEGPTCRQLKRIRDWSSVTQSGDIAELPIPEDAAIWPEVTSTTDNCLGQDCPELDGCHLVAARRAAQTADLVVVNHHLFCADLALKDEGFGEILPGADGFILDEAHQLPEIATGFFGISLTSRQLLDLAHDTELEALRDALDMPVLRDRVTHLRQATQELRLTLGEHDRRGPWHALEADTSVSAAILTLGDRLRDLIQALTTVAGRGKGLDACLERALDQLQRLMQITTGASSDRVRWFETLGRGFRLHQTPLEIADLFRGRIGRPGTAWVLTSATLAVGDSFEHFARQLGIEGAETARWDSPFDYARQALWFVPGGMPQPAAPDYNRHVLELACELIQASRGRAFLLFTSHRALREVAAGLEGRIRYPLLVQGTAPRAELVERFRRLGNAVLLGTSSFWEGVDVRGEALSCVLIDRLPFASPGDPVLAARIEALRRAGGNPFWDYQLPRAVIALKQGAGRLIRGAEDRGVLVVCDPRLLSKSYGRTFLDSLPPMARTRDIEQVLCFFACDDRPDRDGSTL from the coding sequence ATGACAGACCTCGCCCACATCCTCGGCCCCGCCGGACGACTCGCCGACCAGATCCCAGGTTTTACCTATCGTGCTCAGCAACTGGCGATGGCCGAGCGGGTCGCCGATGTCCTCGGTTCCGGCGGCGTACTCATCTGCGAGGCCGGCACTGGCACCGGCAAGACCTTCGCCTATCTGGTCCCGGTGCTGCTCTCAGGGCGCAAGGTCGTGATCTCAACCGGGACGCGCCATCTTCAGGATCAGCTCTTCCATCGCGACCTGCCGCTGATCCGCGACGCGCTCGGTGTGCCCGTGACCGCAGCACTGCTCAAGGGCCGCGCCAACTATCTGTGCTGCCATCGCCTGAACCTGATCCTGGCCGACAGCGCCCGTCTCGAGGGTCCGACATGCCGCCAACTCAAACGGATCCGCGACTGGTCGAGCGTCACCCAAAGCGGCGACATCGCCGAGCTGCCGATCCCTGAGGACGCGGCCATCTGGCCCGAGGTGACCTCGACCACCGATAACTGTCTGGGTCAAGACTGTCCCGAGTTGGATGGCTGCCATCTGGTCGCCGCGCGGCGCGCGGCCCAGACCGCCGATTTGGTGGTGGTCAACCACCATCTCTTCTGCGCCGATCTGGCCCTCAAGGACGAGGGCTTTGGCGAGATCCTGCCCGGTGCCGACGGCTTCATCCTCGACGAGGCCCATCAGCTCCCCGAGATCGCGACCGGTTTCTTCGGCATCAGCCTGACCAGCCGCCAGCTCCTGGATCTGGCGCACGACACCGAGCTTGAGGCACTCCGCGACGCCCTAGACATGCCTGTACTGCGCGATCGGGTGACGCATTTGCGCCAGGCGACTCAAGAGTTACGTCTGACGCTGGGCGAGCATGACCGGCGCGGTCCTTGGCACGCGCTGGAGGCCGACACCTCGGTGTCGGCGGCAATCCTGACGCTTGGGGATCGACTTCGGGACCTGATCCAGGCGCTCACAACCGTCGCCGGGCGCGGCAAGGGCCTGGATGCCTGTCTGGAACGCGCCCTGGATCAGCTCCAGCGCCTCATGCAGATCACCACCGGCGCTTCGTCCGATCGTGTGCGCTGGTTCGAGACGCTCGGACGCGGTTTCAGACTGCACCAGACCCCACTGGAGATCGCCGATCTCTTCCGCGGGCGCATCGGGCGCCCGGGCACGGCCTGGGTTCTGACCTCGGCCACCCTGGCCGTCGGCGACAGCTTCGAGCACTTCGCCCGTCAGCTTGGCATCGAGGGTGCCGAAACGGCGCGTTGGGACAGTCCATTCGATTATGCCCGTCAGGCGCTCTGGTTTGTGCCAGGCGGGATGCCTCAGCCCGCCGCGCCGGACTACAATCGGCACGTCCTGGAGCTGGCGTGTGAACTGATCCAGGCCAGTCGCGGTCGCGCCTTTCTGCTCTTCACCAGTCATCGCGCGCTGCGCGAGGTCGCCGCCGGCCTGGAGGGGCGGATCCGCTATCCATTGCTGGTGCAGGGCACGGCGCCGCGCGCCGAGCTGGTCGAGCGCTTCCGTCGGCTCGGCAATGCCGTGTTGCTCGGGACTTCGAGCTTCTGGGAGGGGGTCGATGTGCGCGGCGAGGCCCTGTCCTGTGTGCTCATCGACCGGCTGCCCTTCGCCTCGCCTGGGGACCCGGTATTGGCCGCGCGCATCGAGGCACTGCGCCGAGCCGGCGGCAATCCGTTTTGGGACTATCAGCTGCCGCGCGCTGTGATTGCGCTCAAACAGGGGGCGGGGCGTCTGATTCGCGGGGCCGAGGATCGCGGCGTGCTGGTGGTCTGTGATCCGCGGCTGCTGTCGAAGTCCTATGGTCGGACCTTTCTTGACAGCCTGCCGCCCATGGCCCGGACGCGCGACATCGAGCAGGTCCTGTGTTTCTTCGCCTGCGATGACCGGCCTGACCGAGATGGATCAACTCTATGA
- the cysC gene encoding adenylyl-sulfate kinase, with translation MTSDLHLTWHEHRVSREDRERLNGHRGCVIWLTGLSGSGKSTLANALDHLLLERGVRTVVLDGDNVRHGLNASPERLRETHGEEFARRFGLGFSAIDREENIRRIGAVAQLFCEAGIIALTAFISPYRIDRRRVRNSMREGDFIEVFVDTPLEVCERRDPKGLYKKARAGEIKHFTGIDDPYETPESPELVVKADGERTPQALAEDIIAYLVGRQILPPLDSNPTD, from the coding sequence ATGACGTCCGATCTCCATCTGACCTGGCACGAACACCGTGTTTCGCGCGAGGATCGAGAACGCCTCAACGGCCATCGCGGTTGTGTCATCTGGTTGACAGGTCTAAGCGGCTCGGGCAAGAGCACGCTGGCCAATGCGCTTGATCATCTATTGTTGGAACGCGGCGTCAGGACAGTCGTGCTCGATGGGGACAATGTGCGTCATGGCCTCAATGCCAGCCCAGAGCGGCTGCGCGAGACGCACGGCGAGGAGTTCGCCCGGCGTTTCGGACTGGGCTTCAGTGCGATTGATCGCGAGGAAAACATCCGACGCATCGGCGCGGTCGCTCAGCTCTTCTGCGAGGCGGGTATCATCGCCTTGACGGCCTTCATCAGCCCCTATCGGATTGACCGTCGGCGCGTCAGAAACAGCATGCGCGAGGGTGACTTCATCGAGGTCTTCGTCGACACGCCGCTCGAGGTGTGCGAACGACGTGACCCCAAGGGGCTGTACAAGAAGGCCCGCGCCGGTGAGATCAAGCACTTCACCGGTATCGACGACCCCTATGAGACACCGGAATCCCCGGAACTCGTCGTCAAGGCCGACGGCGAACGCACGCCACAAGCACTGGCCGAGGACATCATCGCCTATCTCGTCGGACGCCAGATCCTGCCACCCCTGGACTCGAACCCGACAGACTGA
- a CDS encoding metallophosphoesterase family protein: protein MKICIVSDSHDRGPMLATAIAEAKTRGAECVLHCGDLIGTNTLLASLKLGLPIHVIHGNNLGDPVSISRLACGSGGQLQYHGHDADLMLAERRIFMTHYPHIGEAFACVGNHDLVCCGHSHEPEIRCLDNVKGGKTWLVNPGTVAGLGAPAATWIFADLAAMRFDLQELER from the coding sequence ATGAAAATCTGCATTGTTTCCGACAGCCATGATCGCGGTCCCATGTTGGCGACCGCCATCGCCGAGGCCAAGACGCGCGGGGCCGAATGTGTGCTGCATTGCGGCGATCTGATCGGCACCAATACGCTGCTGGCCTCCCTCAAGCTGGGACTGCCGATCCATGTGATCCACGGCAACAATCTCGGCGATCCGGTCTCCATCTCGCGTCTGGCCTGCGGATCTGGAGGACAGCTCCAGTATCACGGCCATGATGCGGATCTGATGTTGGCAGAACGCCGGATCTTCATGACCCATTATCCGCACATCGGCGAGGCATTCGCCTGTGTGGGCAATCACGATCTGGTCTGCTGTGGGCACAGCCATGAGCCGGAGATCCGTTGTCTGGACAACGTGAAGGGCGGCAAGACCTGGCTCGTCAATCCTGGCACCGTGGCTGGTCTCGGCGCCCCGGCGGCAACCTGGATCTTTGCGGATCTGGCGGCGATGCGCTTCGATCTCCAGGAGCTCGAACGTTAA
- a CDS encoding L-threonylcarbamoyladenylate synthase produces MLYLTSSPEDLTTAANLLQAGELVALPTETVYGLAADASNPEAVRAIFLAKGRPADHPLIVHIAAAEQLSAWVAAVPEAAWRLAAAFWPGPLTLVLPAARTVSPLVTGGQTRVALRVPAHPVFQAVLKRLGPERGLAAPSANPFGRISPTTAQHVQRHLAGRIAAVVDGGPCPVGIESTIVDLSGDHPRLLRPGRITAEALAPHLPRLLTTDATAPRVPGMLDSHYAPSKPCYRIPIDLLDLHPSPFPDQRLGLIATRPPDWPVARFWPMPAVPEDYASMLYSVLHQADGSDCDVLLIALPPEDPAWIAVHDRIRRAARSL; encoded by the coding sequence ATGTTGTATCTCACTTCCAGCCCGGAAGACCTGACCACGGCAGCGAACCTGCTGCAAGCGGGCGAATTGGTGGCCCTCCCCACCGAGACCGTCTATGGTCTGGCAGCCGATGCGAGCAATCCCGAGGCCGTGCGCGCGATCTTTCTGGCCAAAGGCCGCCCCGCCGATCATCCGCTGATCGTGCACATTGCCGCGGCCGAACAACTGTCTGCCTGGGTCGCTGCCGTGCCAGAAGCCGCCTGGCGACTGGCAGCGGCCTTCTGGCCTGGACCCCTGACCCTGGTCCTGCCGGCAGCACGGACCGTCTCGCCGCTGGTGACGGGCGGCCAGACCAGGGTCGCGCTGCGCGTGCCCGCCCATCCGGTGTTTCAGGCCGTATTGAAACGACTCGGTCCAGAACGCGGGCTGGCCGCGCCATCCGCCAATCCATTCGGCCGGATCAGCCCCACCACCGCCCAGCACGTGCAGCGCCATTTGGCGGGCAGGATCGCGGCCGTCGTCGATGGCGGCCCCTGCCCGGTCGGGATCGAATCCACCATTGTGGACCTCAGCGGCGACCATCCCCGCCTCCTGCGGCCCGGTCGGATTACGGCGGAGGCCCTCGCGCCGCATCTGCCCCGACTCCTGACCACAGACGCGACCGCGCCTCGTGTGCCCGGTATGCTGGACTCGCATTATGCGCCAAGCAAGCCTTGCTACCGGATCCCGATCGATCTGCTCGATCTGCACCCAAGCCCGTTCCCGGACCAGCGTCTGGGACTCATCGCGACTCGTCCCCCCGACTGGCCGGTCGCGAGGTTCTGGCCGATGCCTGCCGTCCCAGAGGACTATGCCTCGATGCTCTATTCGGTCTTGCACCAGGCCGATGGCAGCGACTGTGACGTCCTGTTGATCGCCCTGCCACCCGAGGACCCGGCCTGGATCGCCGTACATGACCGGATCCGCCGCGCGGCGCGTTCACTGTAG
- a CDS encoding FKBP-type peptidyl-prolyl cis-trans isomerase, producing MKQTIRDDSFVELSYRILDQKTGVVLTAVEFPLGYVQGRNSVLDPRIMAELEGKSVGETISVPIDCSELYGVRDESLVITDLIENVPEEYRQVGLQILMENEKGETKTFFVTRMDDKTLTLDGNHPLCGRQVVFELQVQSVRAATPEEIAAGGPLEQAPDIGGSPTRPI from the coding sequence ATGAAACAGACCATTCGCGACGACAGCTTCGTCGAACTGAGCTATCGCATCCTCGATCAGAAGACAGGGGTCGTCTTGACGGCGGTCGAGTTTCCGCTGGGCTATGTCCAGGGCCGCAACTCGGTGCTGGATCCGCGCATCATGGCCGAGTTGGAAGGTAAGTCGGTGGGCGAGACGATCTCGGTTCCGATCGATTGCAGCGAACTCTATGGGGTACGGGACGAATCGCTCGTCATCACCGATCTGATCGAAAACGTTCCCGAGGAATATCGCCAAGTCGGCCTGCAGATCCTGATGGAAAACGAGAAGGGCGAGACCAAGACCTTCTTCGTGACCCGCATGGACGACAAGACCCTGACGCTCGACGGCAATCATCCGCTGTGCGGTCGACAGGTCGTCTTCGAGCTGCAAGTGCAGAGCGTGCGCGCGGCGACGCCAGAGGAGATCGCCGCCGGTGGGCCGCTGGAGCAGGCTCCAGACATCGGCGGATCGCCGACGCGACCGATCTGA
- the aprA gene encoding adenylyl-sulfate reductase subunit alpha, translating to MAYKTIIEDDIDILVVGAGLGGTGAAFEARYWGQDKKIVIAEKANIDRSGAVAQGLYAINCYMGTRFGENKPEDHVRYARIDLMGMVREDLLFDMARHVDSTVHQFEEWGLPLMRNPKTGAYQREGRWQIMIHGESYKPIVAEAAKKSADKVFNRICVTHLLMDESKPNRVAGAVGFNVRTGNYHVFKSKTVIVAAGGASNIYKPRSVGEGAGRVWYAPWSSGSAYGLLIGAGAKMTQMENRIVLARFKDGYGPVGAYFLHLKTYTQNGLGEEYESKWWPQLQEMVGKEYLDPDSFHLTHRPIPTCLRNHALISEVNAGRGPIHMVTMEAFQDPHLEEIGWHNFLGMTVGQAVLWAATDVDPKNENPELTTSEPYVMGSHATGCGAWCSGPEDVSPPEYFWGYNRMTTVEGLFGAGDAVGGTPHAFSSGSFTEGRLAAKAACKYIDDGKAEGIRVSDEQIERRRKEIYKPLEHYRIYRNEITAGSVNPNYINPRQGLDRLQKLMDEYCGGVTVNYMTNENLLNIGLKKMKLLEEDLEKLAAENIHELLRAWELKHRQLTAEAVLQHTLFRKETRWPGYYYRGDAMKVDDANWHVLTVSRRDPETGEYTMEKAPCYHLVED from the coding sequence ATGGCCTACAAGACAATCATCGAGGACGACATCGACATTCTGGTCGTCGGCGCGGGTCTGGGCGGCACGGGCGCGGCCTTCGAGGCCCGCTACTGGGGCCAAGACAAGAAGATCGTCATCGCCGAGAAGGCCAACATCGATCGCTCCGGCGCCGTGGCCCAGGGTCTGTATGCCATCAACTGCTACATGGGCACCCGCTTCGGCGAAAACAAACCCGAGGATCACGTCCGTTATGCCCGCATCGACCTCATGGGCATGGTGCGCGAGGACCTGCTGTTCGATATGGCCCGCCACGTCGACTCGACCGTGCACCAGTTCGAGGAATGGGGTCTACCCTTGATGCGCAACCCCAAGACCGGCGCCTATCAGCGCGAGGGTCGCTGGCAGATCATGATCCACGGTGAGTCCTATAAGCCGATCGTCGCCGAGGCGGCAAAGAAGTCGGCCGACAAGGTCTTCAACCGCATCTGCGTCACCCATCTGCTGATGGACGAGAGCAAGCCCAACCGGGTCGCGGGCGCGGTCGGCTTCAATGTGCGCACCGGCAACTATCACGTCTTCAAGTCCAAGACCGTGATCGTCGCCGCCGGCGGGGCCTCCAACATCTACAAGCCGCGCTCGGTGGGCGAGGGTGCGGGTCGCGTCTGGTATGCCCCCTGGTCCTCGGGCTCGGCCTATGGCCTCTTGATCGGTGCCGGCGCCAAGATGACCCAGATGGAGAACCGCATCGTGCTGGCGCGCTTCAAGGACGGCTATGGCCCGGTCGGTGCCTATTTCCTCCATCTCAAGACCTATACCCAAAACGGTCTGGGCGAGGAATACGAGTCCAAGTGGTGGCCACAGTTGCAGGAGATGGTCGGCAAGGAATATCTGGATCCGGACTCCTTCCATCTCACCCATCGACCCATCCCCACCTGTCTGCGCAACCATGCGCTGATCAGCGAGGTCAACGCCGGTCGCGGGCCGATCCACATGGTCACCATGGAGGCCTTCCAGGATCCGCATCTGGAAGAGATCGGCTGGCACAACTTCCTCGGCATGACCGTCGGCCAGGCCGTGCTCTGGGCCGCGACCGATGTGGATCCCAAGAACGAGAATCCGGAGCTCACCACGTCTGAGCCCTATGTCATGGGTTCGCACGCGACCGGTTGCGGGGCCTGGTGTTCGGGCCCAGAGGATGTCTCGCCGCCCGAGTATTTCTGGGGTTATAACCGCATGACCACGGTCGAGGGTCTGTTTGGTGCCGGTGACGCGGTCGGTGGCACACCGCACGCCTTCTCGTCCGGTTCCTTCACCGAGGGGCGTCTGGCGGCCAAGGCGGCCTGCAAATACATCGACGACGGCAAGGCCGAGGGGATTCGCGTCTCCGACGAGCAGATCGAGCGTCGGCGCAAGGAGATCTACAAACCGCTCGAGCACTACCGGATCTATCGCAACGAGATCACCGCCGGTTCGGTCAACCCGAACTACATCAACCCGCGTCAGGGCCTGGATCGCCTGCAAAAGCTGATGGACGAGTACTGCGGCGGCGTGACCGTCAACTACATGACCAATGAGAATCTGCTCAACATTGGTCTCAAGAAAATGAAGCTCTTGGAAGAGGACCTCGAAAAGCTGGCGGCCGAAAATATCCACGAGCTGCTGCGCGCCTGGGAGCTCAAGCATCGCCAGCTCACCGCCGAGGCGGTCTTGCAGCACACCCTGTTCCGCAAGGAGACCCGCTGGCCGGGTTACTACTATCGTGGCGATGCCATGAAGGTCGATGACGCGAACTGGCATGTGCTGACGGTGTCGCGTCGTGATCCCGAGACCGGCGAGTACACCATGGAAAAGGCACCCTGCTACCATCTGGTCGAGGACTGA